From a single Catenulispora sp. EB89 genomic region:
- a CDS encoding VirB4 family type IV secretion system protein: MAIEPRRLSIGDGFATSFAVADYPADVMPGWLDPLTSYAGRLDLALHIEPVPSSEAADRLRRQRARLESTRRRGFERASLDDPDLESAAADARELAYRVSSGSGKLFRVGIYLTVHAGSAAELEVEAARVRAVADSMLLKLVPLTYRALEGWCATLPLGIDTVLLRRTFDTEALATCFPFASTDLPLPRETDSAVLVGANATGAGVVLWDRWSLPNFNSVTLASSGAGKSYATKLDVLRSLYRGVRVLVVDPEDEYDRVAAAVGGTRIALGLDGVRINPFDLPPAAARTPDALKRRALFAQTVVAVLLGSSLSADERAALDAAVLDAYAAKGITDDPATHDLLAPTLADVVEALRNAKPAAAISLAERLTPHTRGSFGGLFNGPTTVETGSHLTVFALRHLPDELRAAGILLTLDAIWREVSDPNRSTRRLVVVDEAWQLMAVPDGAQFLFRMAKSARKYWAGLAVVSQDVGDFLSTDLGLAVVANAATQILLRQAPQSIDHVASAFRLSAGERSFVLTAARGQGLVMSGTTRAAFTAVASPFEHGLVTTDPEEVAALGRVASSDGEVL, from the coding sequence TTGGCGATCGAGCCGCGGAGGCTGAGCATCGGGGACGGCTTCGCGACGAGCTTCGCCGTCGCCGACTACCCGGCCGACGTCATGCCGGGCTGGCTCGACCCGCTCACCTCCTACGCGGGCCGCCTCGACCTGGCGCTCCACATCGAACCGGTTCCGTCGAGCGAGGCAGCCGACCGCCTGCGCCGTCAACGCGCCCGCCTGGAATCGACCCGTCGCCGCGGCTTCGAACGAGCGTCGCTCGACGACCCGGACCTGGAATCCGCTGCCGCCGACGCGCGAGAACTCGCTTACCGGGTCTCCTCAGGGTCGGGGAAGTTGTTCCGCGTCGGGATCTACCTGACCGTGCACGCTGGCAGCGCGGCGGAGCTGGAGGTCGAGGCTGCTCGTGTGCGGGCCGTGGCCGACAGCATGCTGCTCAAGCTCGTTCCCCTGACCTATCGCGCTTTGGAAGGCTGGTGCGCGACCCTGCCGCTCGGGATCGACACCGTTCTCCTGCGCAGAACCTTCGATACAGAAGCCCTCGCGACCTGCTTCCCCTTCGCGTCCACCGACCTGCCGCTGCCCCGCGAGACCGACTCGGCAGTCCTCGTCGGCGCCAACGCGACCGGAGCCGGCGTCGTGCTGTGGGACCGCTGGAGCCTGCCCAACTTCAACTCCGTGACCCTGGCGTCGTCCGGGGCAGGCAAGTCGTATGCGACGAAGCTGGACGTGCTGCGCTCCCTGTATCGCGGCGTCCGGGTCCTGGTCGTCGACCCGGAAGACGAATACGACCGCGTCGCGGCAGCCGTCGGCGGCACGCGCATCGCGCTCGGCCTCGACGGCGTTCGCATCAACCCGTTCGACCTCCCACCAGCCGCCGCCCGCACCCCCGACGCGCTGAAGCGACGGGCCCTGTTCGCACAGACTGTCGTCGCCGTCCTCCTAGGCTCATCGCTGTCGGCCGACGAGCGCGCGGCTCTCGACGCTGCGGTCCTCGACGCGTACGCGGCCAAGGGAATCACCGACGATCCAGCGACGCACGACTTGCTCGCCCCAACGCTCGCCGACGTTGTCGAAGCACTCCGGAATGCAAAACCGGCGGCCGCCATCTCGCTCGCCGAGCGACTGACTCCGCACACCCGCGGCTCCTTCGGCGGCCTGTTCAACGGCCCGACGACCGTCGAGACCGGCAGCCACCTCACCGTATTCGCGCTCCGTCACCTGCCGGACGAACTGCGCGCGGCGGGCATCCTGCTGACCCTTGACGCGATCTGGCGTGAAGTCTCCGACCCGAACCGCAGTACGCGGCGCCTGGTCGTGGTCGACGAGGCATGGCAGCTCATGGCCGTGCCTGACGGCGCGCAATTCCTGTTCCGCATGGCCAAGTCCGCGCGCAAGTACTGGGCCGGCCTCGCAGTGGTGTCGCAGGACGTCGGAGACTTCCTCAGCACCGACCTCGGTCTGGCCGTTGTCGCGAACGCAGCTACGCAGATCCTTCTGCGTCAGGCGCCGCAGTCCATCGACCACGTCGCGAGTGCCTTCCGGCTGTCGGCGGGAGAACGGAGCTTCGTCCTGACCGCTGCCCGGGGCCAGGGACTCGTGATGTCCGGGACCACGCGAGCGGCGTTCACTGCCGTCGCTTCGCCCTTCGAGCACGGTCTCGTGACGACTGATCCCGAAGAGGTTGCTGCACTTGGCCGTGTGGCGAGCAGCGACGGGGAGGTCCTTTGA
- a CDS encoding PrgI family protein, producing MADHLDEDAIPIVRIPADVDQPDKIVAGLTARQLAVLGTTTLVLWLGYQACRHLVPPIPYLLASAPVLLGTAVAVTMKHDGVPLDRLLGVWARYKRTPARQVLAPEGIPEVPKRLAKSPRTRPAPFVSPVREVAETGVLDLGSDGVSALARCSTVNLSLRSPREQSVLLAGFARWLNSLTGRTAITVRSRPADLSGVCDSLLTQAAGLQNEALRAAASEHANFIAHLVADEQLLTREVIVAVHEPSKAAASRLHRRLEDADSLLGCADIAVDPLREPAATALINDAYNPSPARLCDMAWEEVL from the coding sequence GTGGCAGATCACCTCGATGAAGACGCGATCCCGATCGTCCGTATCCCTGCCGACGTTGACCAGCCCGACAAGATCGTGGCCGGGCTCACTGCCCGCCAGCTCGCGGTACTCGGCACGACCACCTTGGTGCTCTGGCTCGGCTACCAGGCCTGCCGCCACCTGGTCCCGCCGATTCCGTATCTGTTGGCTTCGGCCCCGGTTCTGCTCGGCACTGCCGTCGCCGTCACGATGAAGCACGATGGCGTACCGCTGGACCGCCTGCTCGGCGTCTGGGCCAGGTACAAGAGGACCCCGGCACGGCAGGTTTTGGCGCCCGAAGGCATTCCCGAGGTGCCCAAGCGCCTGGCGAAGTCGCCTCGCACTCGGCCGGCGCCGTTCGTCTCGCCAGTACGCGAAGTTGCCGAGACCGGAGTGCTGGACCTCGGTTCCGACGGCGTCAGCGCTCTGGCCCGGTGCTCGACGGTGAACCTCTCTCTGCGGTCGCCGCGCGAGCAGAGCGTCCTGCTGGCCGGGTTCGCTCGCTGGCTCAACAGCTTGACCGGCCGGACCGCCATCACCGTGCGGAGCCGACCAGCTGACCTGTCCGGGGTCTGTGACTCGCTACTGACTCAGGCTGCCGGCCTTCAGAACGAGGCCCTGCGCGCCGCTGCGTCCGAACACGCGAACTTCATCGCCCATCTCGTCGCCGACGAGCAGCTGCTGACACGCGAAGTGATCGTGGCCGTGCACGAGCCTTCCAAGGCCGCGGCATCTCGTCTCCATCGCCGACTCGAAGACGCCGACTCGCTGCTCGGCTGCGCTGATATCGCCGTGGACCCACTGCGCGAGCCCGCAGCCACTGCCTTGATCAACGACGCATACAACCCGTCTCCGGCAAGGCTGTGCGACATGGCCTGGGAGGAAGTCCTGTGA
- a CDS encoding conjugal transfer protein TrbL family protein translates to MPVTTASVRSLVRFTVLAVLVLAVLVGLGAGAAFAEPAPSPPVPSPVVPSPLPGIYGPGFTPDSSVPPPTGPLPGQDAPGAQDPGFFDIPGQIEKAIDTWFGNLVKQALEPVLKLLGSTLLASPNLTNGRVRQIWEGVLVTTNVVYVLFVLAGGLIVMGHDTVQSRYSLKEIVPRLVIGMVASNASLWLINQLIGIANALSAALMAGPVSAEGVGNVLTSTLMGNVLLFGAGNLFMVLIGLAIAVLGVALLITYLLRSATLVVLTAGAPLAFAFHALPQTEGVAKLWWRALFGCGAIQVLQALVLDTSIQIFFDPQATNVIGLPTSGGLIDLLVCLCLFVVLLKIPGWVQRVVMGRSPFHPSMAGQMARAFIYYKTWGLLRGGGGIRMPRRSSGRGGPGPGRSGPPPGGTITPMRGPRPGGGSGGLGGWRPRPPTMTATQEPPPPGSPAPSPPRGPRRPGPAPLPPPGPVRRPLALPPGRSARLDQRHRATVANPPRHGEQTALFPAPESPLRRPPRLPTSPASPKQPSPPTPQGTRTRGRSPR, encoded by the coding sequence GTGCCGGTGACCACGGCCAGTGTGCGCAGCCTGGTCCGTTTCACGGTCCTGGCCGTGCTCGTACTGGCAGTGCTCGTGGGGCTCGGCGCCGGAGCCGCGTTCGCGGAGCCGGCGCCGAGCCCGCCTGTCCCATCTCCTGTGGTGCCGTCGCCGCTGCCCGGGATCTACGGCCCCGGCTTCACCCCGGACTCCTCGGTGCCGCCGCCGACCGGTCCGCTGCCTGGTCAGGACGCCCCGGGAGCGCAGGACCCTGGCTTCTTCGACATCCCGGGCCAGATCGAGAAGGCGATCGACACCTGGTTCGGGAACCTGGTCAAGCAGGCCCTGGAACCCGTCCTAAAGCTGCTCGGCAGCACGCTGCTGGCGTCACCGAACCTCACCAACGGCCGGGTCAGGCAAATCTGGGAGGGCGTACTCGTCACGACGAACGTCGTCTATGTCCTCTTCGTGCTGGCCGGGGGCCTGATCGTCATGGGCCACGACACCGTCCAGTCCCGCTACAGCCTCAAGGAGATCGTTCCACGCCTGGTCATCGGCATGGTCGCCTCCAACGCCTCGCTGTGGCTGATCAACCAGCTGATCGGTATCGCGAACGCGCTGTCGGCGGCGTTGATGGCCGGCCCCGTCTCCGCAGAGGGTGTCGGCAACGTGCTGACCTCGACCTTGATGGGCAACGTGCTGCTGTTCGGCGCGGGCAATCTGTTCATGGTGCTCATCGGCCTGGCGATCGCTGTGCTGGGCGTCGCATTGCTGATCACGTACCTGCTCCGGTCGGCCACGCTCGTCGTGTTGACCGCCGGTGCACCGCTGGCCTTCGCGTTTCACGCGCTGCCCCAGACCGAGGGCGTAGCCAAGCTCTGGTGGCGGGCGCTCTTCGGATGCGGCGCGATCCAGGTCCTGCAAGCACTCGTCCTGGACACGAGCATCCAGATCTTCTTCGATCCGCAGGCGACGAACGTCATCGGGCTCCCGACCAGCGGTGGCCTCATCGATCTGCTGGTGTGCCTGTGCCTGTTCGTCGTACTACTGAAGATTCCCGGCTGGGTGCAGCGAGTCGTGATGGGACGCTCGCCCTTTCACCCGAGCATGGCCGGCCAGATGGCTCGAGCCTTCATCTACTACAAGACCTGGGGCCTGCTCCGGGGCGGTGGTGGCATCCGGATGCCACGACGGAGCAGCGGCAGGGGTGGTCCCGGTCCCGGACGTTCCGGGCCACCTCCGGGCGGCACGATCACGCCGATGCGCGGGCCGCGTCCCGGCGGCGGGAGCGGCGGGCTCGGGGGCTGGCGTCCGCGCCCGCCAACCATGACCGCGACTCAGGAGCCGCCGCCTCCCGGCTCGCCGGCGCCGAGTCCTCCGCGCGGTCCGCGCCGGCCGGGGCCTGCTCCGCTGCCGCCGCCCGGCCCGGTCCGCCGTCCGCTGGCTCTGCCGCCTGGCCGCAGCGCGCGGCTGGACCAGCGGCACCGGGCCACGGTCGCGAACCCTCCGCGCCACGGCGAGCAGACGGCTCTGTTCCCAGCTCCCGAATCTCCACTACGTCGACCGCCGAGGTTGCCGACCTCACCGGCCTCGCCGAAGCAGCCGAGCCCGCCGACACCGCAAGGAACTCGAACCCGTGGCAGATCACCTCGATGA
- a CDS encoding pilin has product MTSNLAPRPRSPRRPPSAAVYHRRRAVLLLFVSVVLLVFAATRAPAATADPHPAVMDLSKVADNITGWVVGILAAVATMFLTIGGLRYVMAGGDAGEVEKAKSSLKSAMYGYGLAMLAPAVVQVLQTIVTKS; this is encoded by the coding sequence ATGACTTCGAACCTCGCACCCCGTCCGCGCTCACCCCGACGGCCACCGAGCGCGGCGGTCTATCACCGCCGTCGCGCGGTGCTGCTGCTGTTCGTCTCGGTCGTGCTGCTGGTCTTCGCTGCGACGCGCGCTCCGGCGGCGACCGCGGACCCGCATCCGGCCGTGATGGACCTGTCGAAGGTCGCGGACAACATCACCGGCTGGGTCGTCGGGATTCTCGCGGCGGTGGCGACGATGTTCCTCACGATCGGCGGGCTGCGCTATGTGATGGCGGGCGGCGATGCCGGTGAAGTCGAGAAGGCGAAGTCGTCGCTGAAGTCTGCGATGTACGGCTACGGCCTCGCGATGCTGGCGCCGGCCGTCGTGCAGGTGTTGCAGACCATCGTCACGAAGAGCTGA
- a CDS encoding DNA methyltransferase, whose translation MRPQAHHQRSVTELAQHAITTYTEQEGLLLDPICGSGDILVEAVRAGRMAIGVEHEPYWVNVARTRIERATDAGRDGFAAVVNGSVDTLVRLLADDTRRHRASMVLTAPQTGTTVRADCSGTASDLAEFIEGSVSAVSDCARVTIPQSLYGIICWPTPCSDIPGTLEEAFVAARFEMVGRRTVIGTPVSLLLFRRPALDGPA comes from the coding sequence ATGCGACCGCAGGCCCACCACCAACGCTCCGTCACCGAACTCGCGCAGCACGCCATCACCACGTATACCGAACAAGAAGGCCTGCTCCTCGACCCGATCTGCGGCTCAGGCGACATCCTGGTCGAGGCCGTACGCGCCGGCCGCATGGCCATCGGCGTCGAACATGAGCCCTACTGGGTGAACGTGGCACGAACCCGCATCGAGCGCGCCACGGATGCAGGTCGCGATGGGTTCGCCGCGGTGGTGAACGGCAGCGTCGACACGCTAGTCAGGTTGCTGGCGGACGACACCAGGCGACACCGGGCGTCGATGGTGCTGACGGCACCTCAGACCGGCACTACCGTCCGTGCCGACTGCAGTGGCACCGCCTCCGATCTCGCCGAGTTCATCGAAGGTTCGGTCTCGGCGGTATCCGACTGCGCCCGAGTGACGATTCCGCAAAGCCTTTACGGCATCATCTGCTGGCCGACGCCGTGCAGCGACATCCCCGGCACGCTCGAGGAAGCCTTCGTGGCCGCAAGATTCGAGATGGTCGGCCGGCGGACAGTAATCGGAACGCCTGTCAGCCTCTTGCTGTTCAGACGACCGGCTTTGGACGGTCCGGCGTAA